In Candidatus Margulisiibacteriota bacterium, the genomic stretch CGGCTGAATTGCGCGATGAGCCAGTGCTGAAAATAGGGGATAATATAGATTTTTTTCTGATACAGAGCTTTGACCGCGCGGCGGGCGACTAATTCCGGCGCGACCAGTTTGTACAGCCAGCCCGGCACGGTGGGCTGGCCGTTCTGGAAAAAATTAGTGTCCGTGATACCCGGACAAAGCGCGGTGACGCCCACGTTATAGTCCTGCAATTCGATATGCATGGCTTCGGACAGCGCCAGAACAAAAGCCTTGGAAGCGCCGTACAGCGCGGCGTAGGGCAAGGGCTGAAAAGCCGCCGTGGAAGCGACGTTGAGAATATAGCCGCGCCGCCGTTTTTTCATGCCGCGGCCAAAAAGCATGCTCAACTGCAGGACGGCGTGCAGATTGACCTGAAACAAACGCTCGCATTCCGCCAGATCCTGATCGACCTGCGGACGCGCCTTTAGGCCAAAGCCGGAATTATTGACCAGCACGGAAACGGTCAATTTGTTTTTATGGCAATAGTTGTAGAGTTTTTGCGGCGCGGCGGGTCGGCTCAAATCGCTCGGCACAGGGATTACTTTGATCCGGTATTTGGCCTGCAGTTCTTTTTGCGCCGCGCGCATTTTCGGCAGGTTACGGCTGGCCATGATCAGATCCTGGCCGCGTTTGGCGAACTCGATGGCCAGCGCGCGGCCGATACCTGAAGTCGCGCCGGTGATGAGAGTGTATTCAGTCATGCGCGGATTTTAACATATTATAAATCGTCGCTCTGGTCAGGCCGAGTGATCTGGCCGCCTGACTGATATTGTGGTTAAAATATTTCAGACGCTCCGCAATGATCTCTTTTTCCAGAACTTTCAGTGTTTTTAGATCCGGCGCGGCGGTGTTTTCGCGCTCCCGTCCGCTGTGTCCAGCGTTGTCCTTGCGGCTTTCCGGCGCGGCCGAAACGCCCGGTAGTAAATTGCTGAATAACAGATCCGTATGCTCGATCGTTTGGCCCGCGCAAAGCAGATAGGCGCGCTTGACGACATTTTCCAGCTCGCGGATATTTCCCGGCCAGCTGTAATTAAGCATGCTGGCCCGGGCCGGCTCGCTAAAACCCTCGACCCGTTTTTTGCCGCGCGCCGTTTCCTCGCGCAAAAAATATTCCGCCAGCAGAATAATATCTTGCCCGCGCTCGCGCAGCGGCGGCACGGTGATCGGAAAAACCGCCAGCCGGTAATACAGGTCTTCGCGGAAATTATGCGCGGCGACTTCGTTGATGAGTTTGCGGTTGGTCGCGGAGATGACCCGCGCGTCGACATTGATAATATCATTAGAGCCGAGGCGCGAAATCTGTCCGGTCTGCAGGACGCGCAGCAGTTTGGCCTGCAGATCCAGCGGCAGTTCGCCGATCTCGTCCAAAAACAGCGTGCCCTGATGCGCCACTTCAAATTTACCCGGCTTGCTGCGCTCGGCGCCGGTGAACGCGCCTTTTTCGTAGCCAAAAAGTTCGGATTCGATGAGCGTATCGGGTAGCGCCGCGCAGT encodes the following:
- a CDS encoding SDR family oxidoreductase translates to MTEYTLITGATSGIGRALAIEFAKRGQDLIMASRNLPKMRAAQKELQAKYRIKVIPVPSDLSRPAAPQKLYNYCHKNKLTVSVLVNNSGFGLKARPQVDQDLAECERLFQVNLHAVLQLSMLFGRGMKKRRRGYILNVASTAAFQPLPYAALYGASKAFVLALSEAMHIELQDYNVGVTALCPGITDTNFFQNGQPTVPGWLYKLVAPELVARRAVKALYQKKIYIIPYFQHWLIAQFSRFGSRKAVARIMRRIEKMRKTIRFL
- a CDS encoding sigma-54 dependent transcriptional regulator, which translates into the protein MPKEIHRFETPDSMPLRVIGKSPALYTLYQQLKAVIDSSVPVLLEGESGTGKELAARIIHYQSARKDKPFVAINCAALPDTLIESELFGYEKGAFTGAERSKPGKFEVAHQGTLFLDEIGELPLDLQAKLLRVLQTGQISRLGSNDIINVDARVISATNRKLINEVAAHNFREDLYYRLAVFPITVPPLRERGQDIILLAEYFLREETARGKKRVEGFSEPARASMLNYSWPGNIRELENVVKRAYLLCAGQTIEHTDLLFSNLLPGVSAAPESRKDNAGHSGRERENTAAPDLKTLKVLEKEIIAERLKYFNHNISQAARSLGLTRATIYNMLKSAHD